From Scomber scombrus chromosome 6, fScoSco1.1, whole genome shotgun sequence, the proteins below share one genomic window:
- the rnf141 gene encoding RING finger protein 141 — protein sequence MGQQVSGQAVMTRLPEKLMKHAGLVRDSGYLTYEEFLARVSELNDVTAKLAAGQQKHLLFEVQPGSDATALWKVAVRIVCTKINKENGNVEATRIMNLYQFIQLYRDITSQAAEVLSSEGATGAPSAQLPATDSCQASMWMGRVKQLTDEEECCICMDGKADLILPCAHSFCQKCIDKWSGQSRNCPICRLQVTAANESWVMSDFPTEDDIAGYILNLADEAGHPHRP from the exons ATGGGCCAGCAGGTCTCAGGTCAGGCGGTGATGACCCGTCTGCCTGAGAAGTTGATGAAACACGCCGGACTTGTACGAGACAGCGGCTATCTGACCTACGAGGAGTTTCTGGCAAGAGTCTCCGAACTTAACGATGT GACGGCCAAGCTAGCTGCTGGACAGCAGAAGCACCTGCTGTTTGAGGTGCAGCCAGGATCCGATGCCACGGCCTTGTGGAAGGTGGCTGTCAGGATCGTCTGTACCAAG ATCAACAAGGAGAACGGTAACGTGGAAGCGACACGTATCATGAACCTGTACCAGTTCATCCAGCTGTATCGTGACATCACCAGCCAGGCTGCTGAGGTATTGTCTTCAGAGGGCGCCACCGGGGCCCCGTCTGCCCAGCTCCCCGCCACCGACTCCTGTCAGGCCAGCATGTGGATGGGCAG AGTGAAGCAGCTGACTGATGAAGAGGAGTGCTGCATCTGCATGGACGGAAAGGCCGACCTCATACTGCCCTGCGCACACAGTTTCTGTCAGAAGTGCATTGATAAGTG GAGCGGGCAGAGCCGAAACTGTCCGATATGTCGTCTGCAAGTGACTGCTGCCAATGAATCGTGGGTAATGTCCGATTTCCCCACAGAGGACGACATAGCCGGCTACATCCTCAACCTGGCTGATGAGGCGGGCCATCCACACAggccttaa
- the ampd3b gene encoding AMP deaminase 3b, giving the protein MKRRDTPLFKQQSTPCLGKDMPRLFPKMSMAEVDEKVRLLAEKVYACALKEEDNKDALALFTVPEDCPIGLHEDRERALKKELAEQQSEETTKRKKTFRLKRSQSVSLQIPTCSTDWAVPVITPLFSPTAPEPSLPESFPEFQRVTISGDYCAGITVEDYEQAAHSLLKALFIREKYSKLAYHRFPRTAARFLRSAENDKWREEDEVLPDVWPVPHEGEDPYSMEGIPEDLNYEMKMKDGIVHVYDNAEALKQEQPHSLPYPDLETFAIDLSHVLAMIADGPTKTYCHRRLNFLASKFYLHEMMNEMAELKELKCVPHRDFYNVRKVDTHIHAAACMNQKHLLKFIKTTYQTEEDRVVLEKGCQKVTLKQVFNNLNMDPYDLTVDSLDVHAGRQTFHRFDKFNSKYNPVGASELREIYLKSDNFIKGEYFARIIKEVATELEESKYQHAEPRLSIYGRSASEWDGLANWFIQHKVHSPNLRWMIQVPRIYDIFMAKKLVPNFAKMLENIFLPLFEATVNPQKHKTLHVFLKYVTGFDSVDDESKHSNHMFSYKSPKPEEWITDDNPPYTYYLFYMYANIMVLNNLRKERGLNTFQFRPHCGEAGSITHLVSAFLTADNISHGLNLKKSPVLQYLYYLAQVPIAMSPLSNNSLFLQYSKNPLREFLQKGLCVSLSTDDPMQFHYTKEALMEEYAIAAQLWKLSTCDVCEIARNSVLQSGLSHQEKKHFIGPNYLEDGPDGNDIRRTNVAQIRMAYRHETLCNELSFLVDAIKADADSTIPE; this is encoded by the exons ATGAAGAGAAGGGACACGCCTCTTTTTAAGCAGCAGTCTACACCTTGCCTTGGGAAAG ACATGCCGCGGCTTTTCCCAAAAATGTCGATGGCAGAGGTGGATGAGAAGGTGCGGCTGCTAGCAGAGAAGGTTTACGCCTGCGCCCTGAAGGAGGAAGACAACAAGGATGCTCTGGCTCTGTTCACCGTGCCTGAGGACTGTCCCATCGGCCTGCACGAGGACAGGGAGCGGGCGCTGAAGAAGGAGCTGGCTGAGCAGCAGTCTGAGGAGACCACTAAACG GAAGAAGACTTTCAGGTTGAAGCGTTCGCAGTCGGTGTCTTTACAGATACCCACCTGTTCTACTGACTGGGCCGTGCCTGTGATTACCCCGCTGTTCAGTCCGACCGCACCTGAACCGTCACTACCTGAGTCTTTTCCAGAGTTTCAGAGAGTTACCATCAGTGGAGACTACTGTGCAGGG ATTACAGTTGAGGATTATGAGCAGGCAGCCCATAGTCTCCTGAAAGCTCTGTTCATCAGAGAGAAGTACTCCAAACTGGCCTACCACCGCTTCCCCAGGACAGCCGCCCGCTTTCTCAGAAGCGCCGAAAATGATaagtggagagaggaggatgaggtcTTGCCAG ACGTCTGGCCTGTCCCTCATGAGGGGGAGGACCCATACTCCATGGAGGGTATTCCCGAGGACCTGAACTACgagatgaagatgaaggacGGCATAGTCCACGTTTACGACAATGCTGAGGCCCTGAAACAAGAGCAGCCCCACAGCCTCCCTTATCCAGACCTAGAGACCTTTGCCATAGACCTGAGTCACGTCCTCGCCATGATAGCTGATGGCCCGAC GAAAACCTACTGTCACAGGAGGTTGAATTTCTTGGCCTCTAAATTCTACCTTCAcgaaatgatgaatgaaatggCGGAGCTAAAGGAGCTGAAATGCGTTCCACACAGAGACTTCTACAACGTCAGAAAG GtggacacacatatacacgctGCTGCTTGCATGAACCAGAAGCATCTGCTGAAATTTATTAAGACCACATACCAGACGGAGGAAGACCGTGTGGTGCTGGAGAAGGGCTGCCAGAAGGTTACGCTCAAGCAAGTCTTCAACAACCTCAACATGGACCCTTATGACCTCACAGTGGACTCGTTGGACGTGCACGCT GGAAGACAAACATTTCATCGGTTTGACAAGTTCAACTCCAAATACAACCCCGTGGGGGCCAGCGAGCTGCGGGAGATTTACTTGAAATCAGACAACTTCATCAAAGGAGAGTACTTCGCACGTATCATCAAG GAAGTGGCGACGGAGCTGGAGGAGAGCAAGTACCAACACGCCGAACCACGTCTGTCAATTTACGGACGCTCTGCCAGCGAGTGGGATGGCCTCGCAAACTGGTTCATCCAGCATAAGGTCCACTCACCCAACCTGAGATGGATGATCCAAGTTCCCAGAATATA TGACATTTTCATGGCAAAGAAACTCGTACCCAACTTCGCCAAGATGCTGGAGAacatcttcctccctctcttcgaGGCTACAGTCAACCCGCAAAAGCACAAAACGCTACATGTGTTCTTAAAATAC GTGACGGGATTTGACAGCGTGGATGATGAGTCCAAACACAGCAACCACATGTTCTCTTACAAAAGCCCCAAACCGGAGGAGTGGATCACAGATGATAATCCTCCCTACACCTACTACCTGTTCTACATGTATGCTAACATTATGGTGCTCAACAACCTGCGCAA GGAGCGAGGACTCAACACCTTCCAGTTTCGTCCCCACTGCGGCGAGGCGGGCTCCATCACCCACCTGGTCTCCGCCTTCCTCACGGCAGACAACATCTCCCACGGCCTCAACCTCAAGAAG agTCCAGTGTTGCAGTACCTGTACTACCTGGCCCAGGTCCCCATCGCCATGTCTCCGCTCAGCAACAACAGCTTGTTCCTGCAGTACTCTAAGAACCCCCTCAGAGAGTTTCTTCAGAAAGGCCTGTGTGTGTCGCTGTCCACCGACGACCCCATGCAGTTCCACTACACCAAG GAAGCTCTGATGGAGGAGTACGCCATCGCAGCCCAGCTGTGGAAGCTGAGCACCTGTGATGTGTGTGAGATAGCAAGAAACAGCGTGCTGCAGAGCGGCCTCTCACATCAG GAGAAGAAACACTTCATCGGCCCCAATTACCTGGAAGACGGACCGGACGGCAACGACATCCGGCGGACAAACGTGGCACAGATCCGCATGGCCTACCGCCACGAGACGCTGTGCAACGAGCTCAGTTTTCTGGTGGACGCCATCAAAGCTGACGCTGACTCTACCATCCCTGAGTGA
- the admb gene encoding uncharacterized protein admb, with the protein MKLALHTVICCCVFTTVLPLVKSATGDFNTSLKKRFRVWLHSRVRRDLRSSLDTASDEYSDIHIKPQQDGDAEPVSVSSSLGLNIRPRRSTSPKSGCVLFTCSYHDLMYRLHQINNQQKEPNAPPKKISSKGYGRRRRSLVDVARLALLTGRQRRSTKAGQRVYRRKRTGTVA; encoded by the exons ATGAAATTAGCCCTGCACACTgtcatctgctgctgtgttttcacCACCGTCCTGCCACTGGTAAAAAGTGCCACAGGCGACTTCAACACCAGCCTGAAAAAAAG GTTCAGAGTATGGCTGCACAGTCGTGTGAGGAGAGACCTGCGCAGCAGCTTGGACACAGCCAGTGACGAGTACTCTGACATCCACATCAAGCCACAGCAGGACGGAGATGCAGAACCTGTCTCAGTCTCATCAAG CTTGGGGTTGAATATCAGACCCAGGAGATCTACATCACCCAAATCCGGCTGCGTCCTATTCACATGCTCATACCACGACCTGATGTACCGACTGCACCAGATCAACAACCAGCAAAAAGAGCCCAACGCCCCTCCGAAAAAGATCAGCTCGAAGGGCTACGGGCGCCGACGCCGCTCGCTGGTGGACGTCGCCCGACTCGCCCTCCTGACGGGAAGACAGAGACGCAGCACCAAAGCTGGTCAGCGAGTCTACAGACGCAAACGCACAGGCACAGTGGCCTAA